The following proteins are encoded in a genomic region of Magallana gigas chromosome 1, xbMagGiga1.1, whole genome shotgun sequence:
- the LOC136271291 gene encoding uncharacterized protein has translation MPVYHCCVPECTSSTRKLQDLDKHPHMKDVTFYSLPKKSDQRRRNQWIRLIRREKSWVPNKYTRICSCHFEPGSNTPTLFPYNNFKKSSYTRKTSNSIQMPDDISDEAETSTESNSDIPLHHYEEDNIPYVAEEYEINTSHDRSEGVKHVKKVECITNPPFLDHVYAAGTSPGSTDVNVQDTAVQTDMTMNDINIMSDQIHQLQAKLDDKTTLLRECFIETVTKNDENVKLYTGLPSLAMLLGIFNILAAKCSALKYWSGPPSAQEKNYQRNRHGKPGPSRKLSFYQEFILSLVRLRLGLFEFCIADLFGVSKSRVSQIFITWITFMSNTFGNFLRWPSRRQVKKYMPLSFRKQYPNTRAIIDCTEFFLQRPRSPTAQAATYSTYKSKNTAKCLLAISPAGNFTFVSKLYGGNVSDRFITEDSGFLNFVEEGDDIMADRGFTIRDLLTDKKATLNIPPFTRKCPWGKKKRLNVNEIKQTRKIAKLRIHVERAIQRLKLFRLIGNLIPWSLKPVINQMIKVSAFLCNLMPTLVRK, from the exons ATGCCGGTCTATCATTGCTGCGTGCCAGAATGCACATCTTCGACAAGAAAACTTCAAGATTTGGATAAACATCCACACATGAAAGATGTAACTTTTTATTCATTGCCTAAAAAGTCGGACCAAAGGAGAAGAAACCAGTGGATAAGGCTCATCAGACGGGAGAAGTCTTGGGTGCCAAACAAATATACAAGAATTTGTTCTTGCCATTTTGAGCCCGGCTCAAATACTCCGACATTATTTCCATacaacaatttcaaaaaatcgTCTTATACTAG GAAAACAAGCAACTCTATCCAGATGCCAGATGATATCAGTGATGAGGCAGAAACTTCAACAGAAAGCAATAGTGACATACCTCTTCATCATTATGAAGAAGACAACATCCCCTACGTTGCTGAGGAATATGAAATCAACACCAGTCATGATAGATCTGAGG GTGTGAAGCATGTGAAGAAAGTGGAATGTATAACAAATCCTCCCTTCCTCGATCATGTTTATGCTGCTGGTACATCACCAGGTTCTACTGATGTGAACGTCCAGGATACAGCAGTGCAAACGGACATGACCATGAATGATATCAACATAATGTCTGATCAAATCCACCAACTTCAAGCAAAACTTGATGACAAGACCACTCTTTTAAGAGAATGTTTTATTGAGACTGTTACCAAAAATGATGAGAATGTTAAGTTGTACACAGGGTTACCGTCACTTGCTATGCTATTgggtattttcaatattttagctGCCAAGTGTTCTGCATTAAAATACTGGTCAGGTCCACCCAGTGCTCAGGAGAAAAATTACCAGAGGAACAGACATGGAAAACCTGGTCCATCaagaaaattatctttttatcaggAATTTATTCTTTCACTTGTTCGCTTACGTTTAGGATTATTTGAGTTTTGTATTGCTGATCTGTTTGGTGTATCTAAAAGTAGGGTTTCCCAGATTTTTATTACTTGGATAACTTTTATGTCAAATACatttggaaactttttgagatgGCCATCTCGGAGACAAGTAAAAAAGTATATGCCATTGTCCTTTAGAAAGCAGTACCCTAATACACGTGCAATTATAGAttgtactgaattttttttacaacgaCCTAGGTCTCCAACTGCTCAAGCAGCTACATATAGTACATATAAGTCTAAAAACACAGCTAAATGTTTGCTAGCTATTTCACCAGCAGggaattttacttttgtttcaaaactttatgGTGGCAATGTGTCTGATAGATTTATTACAGAAGATTCagggtttttaaattttgtggaAGAGGGTGATGACATAATGGCTGACCGAGGTTTTACAATAAGAGATCTGCTCACTGATAAGAAAGCCACCCTGAATATTCCTCCTTTTACCAGAAAGTGTCCATGGGGGAAAAAGAAACGCCTtaatgttaatgaaataaagCAGACGCGCAAGATAGCCAAACTTAGAATTCACGTAGAGAGGGCTATACAGAGACTTAAGTTATTTAGGCTTATAGGAAATTTAATTCCATGGTCACTTAAACCAGTTATTAATCAAATgattaaagtttcagcatttctTTGTAACTTAATGCCAACTCTAGTGAGAAAGTAG